A single window of Xylocopilactobacillus apicola DNA harbors:
- a CDS encoding NAD(P)H-binding protein, translating to MKTVLILGANGATAQIVTMRLLAETTFDLRLYLRNAERLAQFNNEPRIQLIEGDILDDQSLNKAMTKVDLVYSNLGGVDLANLTTQVLKTMKENNCERLLFYSALGALHEVPGKFGAWNEQAIAAYLPGFRASDELIRNESGINTTQFRPAWLTNKKEVNYEVTLEGESFQGTEISRASVADFIVKLIKDPTLYPNTSVGLDQPGTDGDYPEWLKE from the coding sequence ATGAAAACAGTTTTGATTTTAGGAGCTAATGGGGCAACCGCCCAGATCGTAACTATGCGCCTCCTCGCGGAGACCACTTTTGATCTTCGGCTATATCTTCGTAACGCCGAGCGCTTAGCTCAATTTAATAATGAACCGCGGATTCAATTAATTGAAGGTGACATATTGGATGACCAATCCTTAAACAAAGCGATGACGAAGGTCGACCTCGTTTACTCTAATTTAGGAGGAGTCGATCTTGCTAATCTCACGACGCAGGTGTTAAAAACCATGAAAGAAAATAATTGTGAGCGTCTATTGTTCTATAGTGCTTTAGGCGCACTCCACGAAGTTCCAGGTAAATTTGGTGCATGGAATGAACAGGCAATTGCGGCGTATTTACCTGGATTTAGAGCATCTGATGAATTAATCAGAAATGAATCAGGAATCAACACAACGCAATTTCGACCAGCGTGGTTAACTAACAAGAAAGAAGTTAATTATGAAGTTACTTTAGAAGGAGAATCCTTTCAAGGAACAGAAATTTCGCGCGCCAGCGTTGCCGATTTTATCGTCAAATTGATTAAAGACCCTACTTTATACCCAAATACCAGCGTCGGACTAGATCAGCCTGGCACTGATGGTGATTACCCAGAATGGTTAAAAGAGTGA
- a CDS encoding amidohydrolase family protein: MEEQQQEIISVVNLNPEDYADPAEALKLCQQGNLELKSIVQHYDQFPAAVAMVPMNNVKGACQIIEEVAETSELAGIQLFTQALGKPLTSEEFTSLFELMNEIQKPIWLHPVFDPLKPNNNVTFSWEYELTIAMNQLVEAGYLTHYPNLKIIVHHAGAMIPFFSERILYTEGEKNYQQFKKFYVDTALLGNPKALELTVDFFGLDHVLFGTDSPLGIPLVGPTKEIKTALKQTNLSPSNLNKIFYKNWQQMPKGVRNEQ, from the coding sequence ATGGAAGAACAGCAGCAAGAAATTATTTCGGTCGTTAATCTCAACCCCGAAGATTACGCTGATCCCGCAGAAGCGCTCAAATTATGCCAGCAAGGAAACTTGGAATTAAAATCAATCGTGCAGCACTATGATCAGTTTCCGGCTGCTGTCGCAATGGTTCCCATGAATAACGTCAAAGGCGCTTGTCAGATCATCGAAGAAGTTGCTGAAACCTCTGAACTGGCAGGAATTCAACTATTCACTCAAGCTTTGGGAAAACCTCTAACTTCTGAGGAATTTACATCGTTGTTCGAGCTAATGAATGAAATTCAAAAACCAATTTGGCTACATCCAGTTTTTGATCCTTTGAAACCAAACAATAATGTTACTTTCAGTTGGGAATATGAACTTACAATCGCGATGAACCAATTAGTTGAAGCGGGCTATTTGACCCATTATCCTAACTTAAAAATTATTGTCCACCACGCCGGAGCGATGATTCCCTTCTTTAGCGAACGAATTCTTTATACCGAGGGCGAGAAAAACTACCAACAATTCAAAAAATTCTATGTCGATACCGCTCTCTTGGGAAATCCCAAAGCCTTGGAATTGACAGTTGACTTTTTTGGCCTTGACCACGTCCTGTTTGGCACTGATTCACCGCTGGGAATTCCGCTGGTTGGACCAACCAAAGAGATTAAAACAGCCCTAAAGCAAACTAACTTGAGCCCCAGCAACTTAAACAAAATTTTTTATAAAAATTGGCAGCAAATGCCAAAAGGAGTCCGAAATGAACAATGA
- a CDS encoding carboxymuconolactone decarboxylase family protein, producing MNNEAVENFNELSASWLNDVDVHCAAHLENDRLIIPLIAGTVQGVTDQIKDLTKKALAAQIKPEVIVEVIYQLAPVAGILRVKAALSEIQQVFDEENLTLPPILVEEDPEFGAKVQAEIYGTEIKNLLKDLPAKAGNFIPQALTEHFFNDFYGRKVLSVKERERYELLALITLNVDFQIKAHARGSLKAGNSEAELIWSVIQLLPYVGFPFVVNSVQIIHQAAN from the coding sequence ATGAACAATGAAGCAGTTGAGAACTTTAACGAATTATCCGCATCTTGGCTTAACGATGTTGACGTCCATTGTGCTGCCCACCTCGAAAATGATCGGCTGATCATTCCCTTAATTGCGGGAACCGTTCAAGGAGTAACCGATCAAATTAAAGATCTAACGAAAAAAGCCTTGGCAGCGCAGATTAAACCAGAAGTAATTGTCGAAGTTATCTATCAATTGGCACCCGTCGCCGGAATTCTGCGCGTTAAAGCCGCTTTAAGCGAAATTCAGCAAGTTTTTGACGAAGAAAATCTGACGTTACCGCCAATTCTAGTTGAAGAAGATCCCGAATTCGGAGCAAAGGTTCAGGCTGAGATTTACGGAACAGAGATTAAGAATTTGCTGAAAGATTTACCTGCGAAAGCTGGAAATTTCATTCCGCAAGCTTTGACCGAACATTTCTTCAACGATTTTTATGGCCGCAAAGTCCTCAGTGTCAAAGAGCGTGAACGCTACGAACTGCTCGCGCTAATTACCTTAAACGTTGATTTTCAAATTAAAGCTCATGCTCGCGGCAGTCTTAAAGCTGGCAATTCAGAAGCCGAACTGATCTGGTCAGTAATTCAGCTTTTGCCATATGTCGGCTTCCCTTTCGTTGTCAACAGCGTTCAAATCATTCATCAGGCCGCAAATTAA
- a CDS encoding HAD family hydrolase, protein MKYKIVLFDIDDTLLTLESDGTWRKMFSELLASVDLAATDEQYNTFISNNHRLWAQAGKGAIKFSDVFDNRFDLPFLQNCGVSAKELDERFQNMQKKETTPTEGAVSCCQKLSEECDIYAASNGKQDTQAARVAASKLAPFLKDVYTSQRVQTLKPRKEFFDLILSDLHCADKKQVLMVGDTYGEDVLGAYNYEIDSCWLNPSHAPVPDSNLCTYQVANLGELPDLIL, encoded by the coding sequence ATGAAATATAAAATAGTGCTTTTTGATATTGATGATACATTGCTTACGCTAGAAAGCGATGGAACTTGGCGGAAAATGTTTAGTGAATTGTTGGCGAGTGTCGATCTTGCAGCAACTGATGAGCAATATAATACTTTTATTAGTAATAATCACCGGCTTTGGGCTCAGGCTGGAAAAGGGGCGATCAAGTTTTCCGATGTTTTTGATAATCGTTTTGATTTACCTTTTTTACAAAATTGCGGGGTTTCGGCTAAAGAATTAGATGAAAGATTTCAAAACATGCAAAAAAAAGAAACCACTCCGACTGAAGGCGCGGTTTCTTGTTGTCAAAAGTTAAGTGAAGAATGTGATATCTATGCAGCTTCTAATGGAAAGCAAGATACGCAAGCGGCTAGAGTTGCAGCTTCTAAGCTCGCTCCATTTTTAAAGGACGTTTATACTTCTCAAAGAGTTCAAACTTTAAAACCACGGAAAGAATTTTTCGATCTGATTTTAAGTGATCTTCATTGCGCAGATAAAAAACAGGTATTGATGGTTGGTGATACATACGGAGAGGACGTCCTTGGGGCTTACAATTACGAAATTGATAGTTGTTGGTTGAATCCCTCGCATGCGCCAGTGCCAGATTCTAATCTTTGTACTTATCAAGTTGCTAATTTAGGTGAATTACCAGATTTAATTCTATGA